A stretch of Acipenser ruthenus chromosome 1, fAciRut3.2 maternal haplotype, whole genome shotgun sequence DNA encodes these proteins:
- the LOC117421529 gene encoding leucine-rich repeat and immunoglobulin-like domain-containing nogo receptor-interacting protein 2 isoform X4, with protein MVDCISKVMLHTAISCWQPFLGLALLVICMGSAVGCPARCECSAQSKSVICHRKRLIDIPEGIPIETKILDLSKNKLKSLNPDEFASFPLLEELDLSDNIIANVEPGSFNTLFNLRSLRLKSNRIKLIPLGVFTGLSNLTGLDISENKIVILLDYMFQDLHNLKSLEVGDNDLVYISHRAFSGLLGLEQLTLEKCNLTAVPTEALSHLHNLVSLRLSHLSINSLHVYSFKKLFRLKHLEIDYWPMLDVLPVNSLYGLNLTSLSITNTNLSMVPFLAFKHLTYLTHLNLSFNPIGNIEAGMFIDLIHLQEIRMVGAQLLTIESHAFQGLRALRVLNVSQNLLDTLEESVFQSPRTLEMLFIDNNPLACDCRLLWILQRRRTLFFGDTQPVCVAPENVRGKQFKDFHDTVLSFYFTCQKPKIRERKMQQLFVDEGQIAQLLCNADGDPLPDVFWITPRRRLVTVKSNGRATVLRDGTLKIQFAQVQDSGTYICVASNAAGNDTFSASLTVKGFPSDRSLYANRTSMYITDANNTNYNGTNVYNMTFALDLKTILVSTAMGCFTFLGVVLFCFLLLFVWSRGKGKHKNNIDIEYIPRKSNGAVVEGAEQGGPRRFNMKMI; from the coding sequence ATGGTAGACTGCATCAGCAAAGTCATGCTTCACACGGCTATATCATGCTGGCAACCATTCCTAGGTTTGGCTCTTCTGGTAATATGCATGGGGTCAGCCGTTGGATGCCCTGCCCGCTGTGAATGCTCGGCCCAGAGCAAATCAGTTATCTGCCACCGTAAACGTCTGATCGACATTCCAGAGGGAATCCCTATTGAGACTAAGATTCTTGACCTCAGTAAGAACAAGTTAAAAAGTCTGAACCCAGATGAGTTTGCTTCCTTTCCATTATTGGAGGAGTTAGACCTGAGTGACAATATCATTGCTAATGTTGAACCTGGATCGTTTAACACCCTCTTCAACCTGCGATCCCTCCGCTTGAAGAGCAATCGAATAAAGCTGATCCCACTTGGGGTCTTTACTGGATTATCCAATTTGACTGGACTGGATATCAGTGAGAACAAAATTGTTATTTTGCTGGATTACATGTTTCAGGATTTACATAATTTGAAGTCCTTAGAGGTTGGGGACAATGACCTGGTTTACATTTCTCACCGGGCATTTAGTGGGCTGTTGGGCCTGGAACAGCTGACATTGGAGAAATGCAACCTGACTGCAGTTCCAACAGAAGCACTATCACACCTCCACAACCTTGTCAGCCTCAGGCTCAGCCATCTCAGTATCAACTCTCTGCATGTGTACTCCTTTAAGAAACTATTCCGATTGAAGCATTTGGAGATAGACTACTGGCCTATGCTGGATGTGCTCCCTGTTAACAGCCTATACGGCCTAAACCTTACATCTCTGTCTATCACCAACACCAACTTGTCCATGGTACCATTCCTGGCTTTCAAGCACCTGACTTATCTCACACACCTCAACCTCTCTTTCAACCCCATAGGCAATATTGAGGCGGGCATGTTCATAGATTTGATACATCTTCAAGAGATACGCATGGTGGGGGCCCAGTTGCTTACCATTGAATCCCATGCATTCCAAGGCCTGAGGGCATTGAGGGTTCTGAATGTCTCACAAAACCTGCTTGATACCTTGGAAGAGAGTGTGTTTCAGTCTCCAAGAACCCTTGAGATGCTCTTCATAGACAACAATCCGCTGGCTTGTGATTGCCGTCTCCTTTGGATTCTGCAGAGAAGACGCACATTGTTTTTTGGTGACACACAGCCTGTCTGTGTAGCGCCAGAGAACGTCAGAGGGAAGCAATTTAAGGACTTTCATGATACAGTTCTTTCATTTTACTTTACCTGTCAAAAGCCAAAAATTCGGGAAAGGAAAATGCAACAGCTGTTTGTCGATGAAGGGCAGATAGCTCAACTGTTGTGCAATGCAGATGGCGATCCTTTGCCTGATGTATTCTGGATCACACCACGCAGAAGACTTgtcacagtgaaatctaatgGAAGAGCTACAGTACTTAGAGATGGTACACTCAAAATTCAGTTTGCCCAAGTTCAGGATAGTGGAACTTATATTTGTGTAGCCAGCAATGCGGCTGGAAATGACACTTTCTCTGCCTCCTTGACTGTGAAGGGCTTTCCAAGTGACAGGTCTCTTTATGCCAACAGGACCTCAATGTATATAACAGATGCAAACAACACCAATTATAATGGAACTAATGTGTACAATATGACTTTTGCCCTGGACCTTAAGACAATTTTAGTATCCACTGCAATGGGATGCTTCACTTTCCTAGGAGTGGTCTTGTTTTGCTTCTTGTTGCTCTTTGTGTGGAGTCGAGGAAAAGGAAAGCACAAAAACAACATAGACATCGAGTACATTCCTCGGAAGTCCAATGGGGCTGTGGTGGAAGGGGCAGAGCAGGGAGGCCCACGTAGGTTCAACATGAAAATGATTTAG
- the LOC117421529 gene encoding leucine-rich repeat and immunoglobulin-like domain-containing nogo receptor-interacting protein 2 isoform X2 — MYSATSPPLLSCDLCIVLLGFFRSLDRMVDCISKVMLHTAISCWQPFLGLALLVICMGSAVGCPARCECSAQSKSVICHRKRLIDIPEGIPIETKILDLSKNKLKSLNPDEFASFPLLEELDLSDNIIANVEPGSFNTLFNLRSLRLKSNRIKLIPLGVFTGLSNLTGLDISENKIVILLDYMFQDLHNLKSLEVGDNDLVYISHRAFSGLLGLEQLTLEKCNLTAVPTEALSHLHNLVSLRLSHLSINSLHVYSFKKLFRLKHLEIDYWPMLDVLPVNSLYGLNLTSLSITNTNLSMVPFLAFKHLTYLTHLNLSFNPIGNIEAGMFIDLIHLQEIRMVGAQLLTIESHAFQGLRALRVLNVSQNLLDTLEESVFQSPRTLEMLFIDNNPLACDCRLLWILQRRRTLFFGDTQPVCVAPENVRGKQFKDFHDTVLSFYFTCQKPKIRERKMQQLFVDEGQIAQLLCNADGDPLPDVFWITPRRRLVTVKSNGRATVLRDGTLKIQFAQVQDSGTYICVASNAAGNDTFSASLTVKGFPSDRSLYANRTSMYITDANNTNYNGTNVYNMTFALDLKTILVSTAMGCFTFLGVVLFCFLLLFVWSRGKGKHKNNIDIEYIPRKSNGAVVEGAEQGGPRRFNMKMI, encoded by the coding sequence AGTCTTGACAGAATGGTAGACTGCATCAGCAAAGTCATGCTTCACACGGCTATATCATGCTGGCAACCATTCCTAGGTTTGGCTCTTCTGGTAATATGCATGGGGTCAGCCGTTGGATGCCCTGCCCGCTGTGAATGCTCGGCCCAGAGCAAATCAGTTATCTGCCACCGTAAACGTCTGATCGACATTCCAGAGGGAATCCCTATTGAGACTAAGATTCTTGACCTCAGTAAGAACAAGTTAAAAAGTCTGAACCCAGATGAGTTTGCTTCCTTTCCATTATTGGAGGAGTTAGACCTGAGTGACAATATCATTGCTAATGTTGAACCTGGATCGTTTAACACCCTCTTCAACCTGCGATCCCTCCGCTTGAAGAGCAATCGAATAAAGCTGATCCCACTTGGGGTCTTTACTGGATTATCCAATTTGACTGGACTGGATATCAGTGAGAACAAAATTGTTATTTTGCTGGATTACATGTTTCAGGATTTACATAATTTGAAGTCCTTAGAGGTTGGGGACAATGACCTGGTTTACATTTCTCACCGGGCATTTAGTGGGCTGTTGGGCCTGGAACAGCTGACATTGGAGAAATGCAACCTGACTGCAGTTCCAACAGAAGCACTATCACACCTCCACAACCTTGTCAGCCTCAGGCTCAGCCATCTCAGTATCAACTCTCTGCATGTGTACTCCTTTAAGAAACTATTCCGATTGAAGCATTTGGAGATAGACTACTGGCCTATGCTGGATGTGCTCCCTGTTAACAGCCTATACGGCCTAAACCTTACATCTCTGTCTATCACCAACACCAACTTGTCCATGGTACCATTCCTGGCTTTCAAGCACCTGACTTATCTCACACACCTCAACCTCTCTTTCAACCCCATAGGCAATATTGAGGCGGGCATGTTCATAGATTTGATACATCTTCAAGAGATACGCATGGTGGGGGCCCAGTTGCTTACCATTGAATCCCATGCATTCCAAGGCCTGAGGGCATTGAGGGTTCTGAATGTCTCACAAAACCTGCTTGATACCTTGGAAGAGAGTGTGTTTCAGTCTCCAAGAACCCTTGAGATGCTCTTCATAGACAACAATCCGCTGGCTTGTGATTGCCGTCTCCTTTGGATTCTGCAGAGAAGACGCACATTGTTTTTTGGTGACACACAGCCTGTCTGTGTAGCGCCAGAGAACGTCAGAGGGAAGCAATTTAAGGACTTTCATGATACAGTTCTTTCATTTTACTTTACCTGTCAAAAGCCAAAAATTCGGGAAAGGAAAATGCAACAGCTGTTTGTCGATGAAGGGCAGATAGCTCAACTGTTGTGCAATGCAGATGGCGATCCTTTGCCTGATGTATTCTGGATCACACCACGCAGAAGACTTgtcacagtgaaatctaatgGAAGAGCTACAGTACTTAGAGATGGTACACTCAAAATTCAGTTTGCCCAAGTTCAGGATAGTGGAACTTATATTTGTGTAGCCAGCAATGCGGCTGGAAATGACACTTTCTCTGCCTCCTTGACTGTGAAGGGCTTTCCAAGTGACAGGTCTCTTTATGCCAACAGGACCTCAATGTATATAACAGATGCAAACAACACCAATTATAATGGAACTAATGTGTACAATATGACTTTTGCCCTGGACCTTAAGACAATTTTAGTATCCACTGCAATGGGATGCTTCACTTTCCTAGGAGTGGTCTTGTTTTGCTTCTTGTTGCTCTTTGTGTGGAGTCGAGGAAAAGGAAAGCACAAAAACAACATAGACATCGAGTACATTCCTCGGAAGTCCAATGGGGCTGTGGTGGAAGGGGCAGAGCAGGGAGGCCCACGTAGGTTCAACATGAAAATGATTTAG
- the LOC117421529 gene encoding leucine-rich repeat and immunoglobulin-like domain-containing nogo receptor-interacting protein 2 isoform X3 → MNESLDRMVDCISKVMLHTAISCWQPFLGLALLVICMGSAVGCPARCECSAQSKSVICHRKRLIDIPEGIPIETKILDLSKNKLKSLNPDEFASFPLLEELDLSDNIIANVEPGSFNTLFNLRSLRLKSNRIKLIPLGVFTGLSNLTGLDISENKIVILLDYMFQDLHNLKSLEVGDNDLVYISHRAFSGLLGLEQLTLEKCNLTAVPTEALSHLHNLVSLRLSHLSINSLHVYSFKKLFRLKHLEIDYWPMLDVLPVNSLYGLNLTSLSITNTNLSMVPFLAFKHLTYLTHLNLSFNPIGNIEAGMFIDLIHLQEIRMVGAQLLTIESHAFQGLRALRVLNVSQNLLDTLEESVFQSPRTLEMLFIDNNPLACDCRLLWILQRRRTLFFGDTQPVCVAPENVRGKQFKDFHDTVLSFYFTCQKPKIRERKMQQLFVDEGQIAQLLCNADGDPLPDVFWITPRRRLVTVKSNGRATVLRDGTLKIQFAQVQDSGTYICVASNAAGNDTFSASLTVKGFPSDRSLYANRTSMYITDANNTNYNGTNVYNMTFALDLKTILVSTAMGCFTFLGVVLFCFLLLFVWSRGKGKHKNNIDIEYIPRKSNGAVVEGAEQGGPRRFNMKMI, encoded by the coding sequence AGTCTTGACAGAATGGTAGACTGCATCAGCAAAGTCATGCTTCACACGGCTATATCATGCTGGCAACCATTCCTAGGTTTGGCTCTTCTGGTAATATGCATGGGGTCAGCCGTTGGATGCCCTGCCCGCTGTGAATGCTCGGCCCAGAGCAAATCAGTTATCTGCCACCGTAAACGTCTGATCGACATTCCAGAGGGAATCCCTATTGAGACTAAGATTCTTGACCTCAGTAAGAACAAGTTAAAAAGTCTGAACCCAGATGAGTTTGCTTCCTTTCCATTATTGGAGGAGTTAGACCTGAGTGACAATATCATTGCTAATGTTGAACCTGGATCGTTTAACACCCTCTTCAACCTGCGATCCCTCCGCTTGAAGAGCAATCGAATAAAGCTGATCCCACTTGGGGTCTTTACTGGATTATCCAATTTGACTGGACTGGATATCAGTGAGAACAAAATTGTTATTTTGCTGGATTACATGTTTCAGGATTTACATAATTTGAAGTCCTTAGAGGTTGGGGACAATGACCTGGTTTACATTTCTCACCGGGCATTTAGTGGGCTGTTGGGCCTGGAACAGCTGACATTGGAGAAATGCAACCTGACTGCAGTTCCAACAGAAGCACTATCACACCTCCACAACCTTGTCAGCCTCAGGCTCAGCCATCTCAGTATCAACTCTCTGCATGTGTACTCCTTTAAGAAACTATTCCGATTGAAGCATTTGGAGATAGACTACTGGCCTATGCTGGATGTGCTCCCTGTTAACAGCCTATACGGCCTAAACCTTACATCTCTGTCTATCACCAACACCAACTTGTCCATGGTACCATTCCTGGCTTTCAAGCACCTGACTTATCTCACACACCTCAACCTCTCTTTCAACCCCATAGGCAATATTGAGGCGGGCATGTTCATAGATTTGATACATCTTCAAGAGATACGCATGGTGGGGGCCCAGTTGCTTACCATTGAATCCCATGCATTCCAAGGCCTGAGGGCATTGAGGGTTCTGAATGTCTCACAAAACCTGCTTGATACCTTGGAAGAGAGTGTGTTTCAGTCTCCAAGAACCCTTGAGATGCTCTTCATAGACAACAATCCGCTGGCTTGTGATTGCCGTCTCCTTTGGATTCTGCAGAGAAGACGCACATTGTTTTTTGGTGACACACAGCCTGTCTGTGTAGCGCCAGAGAACGTCAGAGGGAAGCAATTTAAGGACTTTCATGATACAGTTCTTTCATTTTACTTTACCTGTCAAAAGCCAAAAATTCGGGAAAGGAAAATGCAACAGCTGTTTGTCGATGAAGGGCAGATAGCTCAACTGTTGTGCAATGCAGATGGCGATCCTTTGCCTGATGTATTCTGGATCACACCACGCAGAAGACTTgtcacagtgaaatctaatgGAAGAGCTACAGTACTTAGAGATGGTACACTCAAAATTCAGTTTGCCCAAGTTCAGGATAGTGGAACTTATATTTGTGTAGCCAGCAATGCGGCTGGAAATGACACTTTCTCTGCCTCCTTGACTGTGAAGGGCTTTCCAAGTGACAGGTCTCTTTATGCCAACAGGACCTCAATGTATATAACAGATGCAAACAACACCAATTATAATGGAACTAATGTGTACAATATGACTTTTGCCCTGGACCTTAAGACAATTTTAGTATCCACTGCAATGGGATGCTTCACTTTCCTAGGAGTGGTCTTGTTTTGCTTCTTGTTGCTCTTTGTGTGGAGTCGAGGAAAAGGAAAGCACAAAAACAACATAGACATCGAGTACATTCCTCGGAAGTCCAATGGGGCTGTGGTGGAAGGGGCAGAGCAGGGAGGCCCACGTAGGTTCAACATGAAAATGATTTAG
- the LOC117421529 gene encoding leucine-rich repeat and immunoglobulin-like domain-containing nogo receptor-interacting protein 2 isoform X1, whose amino-acid sequence MRFNTWASRLFLMYSATSPPLLSCDLCIVLLGFFRSLDRMVDCISKVMLHTAISCWQPFLGLALLVICMGSAVGCPARCECSAQSKSVICHRKRLIDIPEGIPIETKILDLSKNKLKSLNPDEFASFPLLEELDLSDNIIANVEPGSFNTLFNLRSLRLKSNRIKLIPLGVFTGLSNLTGLDISENKIVILLDYMFQDLHNLKSLEVGDNDLVYISHRAFSGLLGLEQLTLEKCNLTAVPTEALSHLHNLVSLRLSHLSINSLHVYSFKKLFRLKHLEIDYWPMLDVLPVNSLYGLNLTSLSITNTNLSMVPFLAFKHLTYLTHLNLSFNPIGNIEAGMFIDLIHLQEIRMVGAQLLTIESHAFQGLRALRVLNVSQNLLDTLEESVFQSPRTLEMLFIDNNPLACDCRLLWILQRRRTLFFGDTQPVCVAPENVRGKQFKDFHDTVLSFYFTCQKPKIRERKMQQLFVDEGQIAQLLCNADGDPLPDVFWITPRRRLVTVKSNGRATVLRDGTLKIQFAQVQDSGTYICVASNAAGNDTFSASLTVKGFPSDRSLYANRTSMYITDANNTNYNGTNVYNMTFALDLKTILVSTAMGCFTFLGVVLFCFLLLFVWSRGKGKHKNNIDIEYIPRKSNGAVVEGAEQGGPRRFNMKMI is encoded by the coding sequence AGTCTTGACAGAATGGTAGACTGCATCAGCAAAGTCATGCTTCACACGGCTATATCATGCTGGCAACCATTCCTAGGTTTGGCTCTTCTGGTAATATGCATGGGGTCAGCCGTTGGATGCCCTGCCCGCTGTGAATGCTCGGCCCAGAGCAAATCAGTTATCTGCCACCGTAAACGTCTGATCGACATTCCAGAGGGAATCCCTATTGAGACTAAGATTCTTGACCTCAGTAAGAACAAGTTAAAAAGTCTGAACCCAGATGAGTTTGCTTCCTTTCCATTATTGGAGGAGTTAGACCTGAGTGACAATATCATTGCTAATGTTGAACCTGGATCGTTTAACACCCTCTTCAACCTGCGATCCCTCCGCTTGAAGAGCAATCGAATAAAGCTGATCCCACTTGGGGTCTTTACTGGATTATCCAATTTGACTGGACTGGATATCAGTGAGAACAAAATTGTTATTTTGCTGGATTACATGTTTCAGGATTTACATAATTTGAAGTCCTTAGAGGTTGGGGACAATGACCTGGTTTACATTTCTCACCGGGCATTTAGTGGGCTGTTGGGCCTGGAACAGCTGACATTGGAGAAATGCAACCTGACTGCAGTTCCAACAGAAGCACTATCACACCTCCACAACCTTGTCAGCCTCAGGCTCAGCCATCTCAGTATCAACTCTCTGCATGTGTACTCCTTTAAGAAACTATTCCGATTGAAGCATTTGGAGATAGACTACTGGCCTATGCTGGATGTGCTCCCTGTTAACAGCCTATACGGCCTAAACCTTACATCTCTGTCTATCACCAACACCAACTTGTCCATGGTACCATTCCTGGCTTTCAAGCACCTGACTTATCTCACACACCTCAACCTCTCTTTCAACCCCATAGGCAATATTGAGGCGGGCATGTTCATAGATTTGATACATCTTCAAGAGATACGCATGGTGGGGGCCCAGTTGCTTACCATTGAATCCCATGCATTCCAAGGCCTGAGGGCATTGAGGGTTCTGAATGTCTCACAAAACCTGCTTGATACCTTGGAAGAGAGTGTGTTTCAGTCTCCAAGAACCCTTGAGATGCTCTTCATAGACAACAATCCGCTGGCTTGTGATTGCCGTCTCCTTTGGATTCTGCAGAGAAGACGCACATTGTTTTTTGGTGACACACAGCCTGTCTGTGTAGCGCCAGAGAACGTCAGAGGGAAGCAATTTAAGGACTTTCATGATACAGTTCTTTCATTTTACTTTACCTGTCAAAAGCCAAAAATTCGGGAAAGGAAAATGCAACAGCTGTTTGTCGATGAAGGGCAGATAGCTCAACTGTTGTGCAATGCAGATGGCGATCCTTTGCCTGATGTATTCTGGATCACACCACGCAGAAGACTTgtcacagtgaaatctaatgGAAGAGCTACAGTACTTAGAGATGGTACACTCAAAATTCAGTTTGCCCAAGTTCAGGATAGTGGAACTTATATTTGTGTAGCCAGCAATGCGGCTGGAAATGACACTTTCTCTGCCTCCTTGACTGTGAAGGGCTTTCCAAGTGACAGGTCTCTTTATGCCAACAGGACCTCAATGTATATAACAGATGCAAACAACACCAATTATAATGGAACTAATGTGTACAATATGACTTTTGCCCTGGACCTTAAGACAATTTTAGTATCCACTGCAATGGGATGCTTCACTTTCCTAGGAGTGGTCTTGTTTTGCTTCTTGTTGCTCTTTGTGTGGAGTCGAGGAAAAGGAAAGCACAAAAACAACATAGACATCGAGTACATTCCTCGGAAGTCCAATGGGGCTGTGGTGGAAGGGGCAGAGCAGGGAGGCCCACGTAGGTTCAACATGAAAATGATTTAG